One window of the Lytechinus pictus isolate F3 Inbred chromosome 5, Lp3.0, whole genome shotgun sequence genome contains the following:
- the LOC129260323 gene encoding myotubularin-related protein 12-like, whose translation MYGTSFTYSGDLYLYPGEVIIGHTPNVLKFDSYNGLNRGISGSLYCTNFKISFVTANRPMQHVIEIDHRNHLFKENDIPLTGVGQLFQVSNGKRRQMLPGMGSTSHVKLIEIRSKNFKVHMFSFKFAPKNTVKTVRQHARKP comes from the exons ATGTATGGCACCTCGTTTACTTACTCGGGTGATCTTTATCTCTATCCCG GTGAGGTGATCATCGGTCATACACCAAATGTACTCAAGTTTGATTCCTACAATGGGTTGAACCGTGGAATATCAGGATCACTCTACTGCACCAACTTCAAAATCAGCTTCGTCACAGCTAATAGACCCATGCAACATGTG ATTGAAATAGACCACAGAAATCACCTTTTCAAGGAGAATGACATTCCACTCACAGGCGTTGGTCAACTCTTTCAGG TCAGTAACGGTAAACGACGTCAGATGCTACCTGGAATGGGTTCAACCAGTCATGTGAAACTCATCGAGATCAGATCAAAGAATTTTAAAGTACACATGTTCAGCTTCAAGTTTGCCCCCAAGAACACGGTTAAAACGGTAAGACAGCATGCCAGGAAACCCTAA